From a single Botrytis cinerea B05.10 chromosome 16, complete sequence genomic region:
- the Bctwf1 gene encoding Bctwf1 yields the protein MQSGITASQELHTAFKTFVSTESQRGLLCTITGETLTPSAILEPSTSSFDNDLDLLAPHLQDKAALYIILRRYPSNDPAPFVAITYVPDSAPVRQKMLFASTRLTLVRELGIERFRETIFATMKEELTKEGFAKHDKHVKLAAPLTEEEQSLGEVKRKEAEEGRGMNERKSHVSSGISMPATPEALEALKGLNQDGAHNLVQIKMNIAKETMELASKTQTSISEISSTISATEPRFSFYRYTHDHNGSTSSPILFIYTCPSGSKIKERMIYASSSRSAQQLAESEAGLTIEKRLEAGSPEDISQESIDSDLHPKTEVKKTFARPKRPGRA from the exons ATGCAGTCTGGAATAACAG CTTCCCAAGAGCTTCACACAGCGTTCAAAACATTCGTATCTACGGAATCGCAAAGAGGTCTTCTCTGTACTATCACTGGGGAAACTCTCACCCCTTCCGCTATCCTTGAACCCTCAACTTCATCCTTCGACAATGATCTTGACCTCCTCGCACCTCATCTCCAAGACAAAGCTGCTTTATACATAATACTTCGTCGCTATCCCTCTAATGATCCCGCTCCTTTCGTAGCCATAACCTATGTTCCCGACTCCGCGCCTGTGCGTCAAAAGATGCTATTCGCTTCCACACGTCTTACCTTGGTTcgagaattgggaattgaACGATTCAGAGAAACAATATTCGCGACTATGAAGGAAGAGTTGACAAAAGAGGGCTTCGCTAAGCATGATAAGCATGTCAAACTGGCTGCGCCGTTAACAGAAGAGGAACAAAGTCTGGGTGAGGTAAAAAGGAAAGAGGCAGAAGAAGGCAGAGGTATGAATGAGAGGAAGAGTCATGTAAGTAGCGGCATTAGCATGCCAGCTACGCCAGAGGCATTAGAGGCCTTAAAGGGGCTCAATCAGGACGGTGCACACAACCTGGTTCAGATT AAAATGAACATTGCCAAAGAAACCATGGAACTTgcttcaaaaacacaaacatCTATCTCAGAAATCAGCAGCACTATATCTGCCACCGAGCCTCGATTCTCTTTCTATCGCTACACTCACGACCATAACGGCTCAACTTCCTCTCCAATATTGTTCATTTACACATGCCCTTCAGGTTCCAAGATTAAAGAACGAATGATCTATGCATCATCGTCTCGATCCGCTCAACAATTGGCTGAGTCGGAGGCAGGACTCACCATTGAGAAAAGACTCGAAGCTGGATCTCCCGAGGATATTTCTCAAGAAAGTATCGATTCCGATTTACATCCTAAGACAGAGGTGAAGAAAACATTTGCCAGACCTAAGAGACCTGGAAGAGCATAG